The proteins below are encoded in one region of Lactuca sativa cultivar Salinas chromosome 3, Lsat_Salinas_v11, whole genome shotgun sequence:
- the LOC111896730 gene encoding phytosulfokine receptor 1, whose protein sequence is MVAVSEVWVVVIILVFSLQSQVLVISQNVTCNSDDLRGLRGFMSGLESPIVGWWPTNSSSFSSFNCCNWVGITCNSSSGRIVALEVQKKRLTGSFSDSLSNLDQLQTLNLSRNFLKGPLPISLFHLAHLKVLDLSCNRFNGVLPVNINLPALEELDISDNTFRGFLPSGLCVNSTGIRVLRFAVNYFNGTIPPEFENCTFLEHLCVASNLLSGDIPEFLLRLPRLRELALQDNRFIAINGIGNSFSHLVRLDISSNRLSGSIPDFFRSFPNLSYFSAHSNNLSGGIPPSLSNSQSISSLSLRNNSLNGLIDFNCSLMVNLTSLDLGTNHFSGTIPDNLASCQNLKALNLARNRLIGQVPETFKNFPSLSYLSLSNCSLNNLSNSLKVLQHLPNLTVLVLTMNFHTEELPPDDHLQFKALKALVIANCRLTGSIPPWLNGLSQLQLLDLSWNHLTGSIPASLGDFRSLFYLDLSNNSLSGEIPKSLTQLQSLISRDISLEEPSPDFPFFKRRNMSSRGSAVQYNQIMSFPPSIDLSSNLLSGEIPPEFGNLKKLHVLDLKQNHLSGTIPSSLSGMRMVETLDLSYNNLTGTIPPSLVNLSFLSKFSVAHNNLRGFVPNGGQFLTFTNSSFEGNPGLCGEGRGVYTCNTRRLPVSSIRKSKKNIGKIVGMAIGICFGTLFLLALMFMVVVRVTSRQEVDPERDEEDEDDDGNKNFEESKLVLFHNNKSMSIDDLLKSTNSFDQSNIIGCGGFGLVFKATLPDNRKVAIKRLSGDCGQVDREFQAEVETLSRAQHPNLVLLQGYCKHKNERLLIYSFMENGSLDYWLHEKPDGRSILDWNTRRKIAQGAIRGLAYLHQSCDPHILHRDIKSSNILLDEDFEAHLADFGLARLILPYDTHVTTDLVGTLGYIPPEYGQASVASYKGDVYSFGVVLLELLTGKRPMDMCKPKGSRDLISWVMQMKMEKRESEVIDSFIFNKDQDKEMLLALEIACVCLNESPKLRPSTQELLSWLDNLQLKTQ, encoded by the coding sequence ATGGTTGCTGTATCGGAGGTATGGGTAGTTGTGATTATACTTGTGTTTTCTCTTCAAAGTCAGGTTCTTGTGATTTCACAGAATGTGACATGCAATTCCGATGACCTGAGAGGATTACGGGGTTTCATGAGCGGATTGGAATCGCCAATTGTCGGGTGGTGGCCTACCAATTCGTCATCTTTTTCCTCTTTTAATTGCTGCAACTGGGTGGGCATCACTTGCAATTCTTCTTCTGGTAGGATTGTTGCATTAGAAGTCCAAAAGAAAAGATTAACCGGTAGTTTCTCCGATTCTCTATCTAATTTAGATCAGCTTCAAACCCTTAATCTTTCACGCAATTTCCTTAAAGGCCCTCTTCCAATTTCCCTTTTTCATCTCGCCCATTTGAAAGTGCTTGATTTGAGTTGTAATCGGTTCAATGGGGTTTTACCGGTTAACATCAATCTGCCTGCACTTGAAGAATTAGACATCTCTGATAATACCTTCAGGGGTTTCCTCCCTTCCGGTTTATGTGTCAACTCCACCGGAATTCGTGTTCTTAGATTTGCTGTGAATTACTTCAACGGAACTATTCCGCCTGAATTCGAGAATTGCACTTTCCTTGAACATCTGTGCGTGGCTTCCAATCTTCTTTCAGGGGATATACCGGAGTTCTTACTCAGATTACCAAGATTACGGGAATTAGCTCTTCAGGATAACAGGTTCATCGCCATCAACGGAATCGGTAATTCCTTCAGTCATCTGGTTCGTTTGGATATTTCATCCAACAGGCTCTCGGGAAGTATACCCGATTTCTTCCGTAGCTTTCCGAATTTAAGTTATTTCTCAGCCCATTCCAACAATCTGTCCGGAGGAATTCCTCCATCGTTGTCAAATTCACAGTCAATTTCTTCCCTCAGTTTGAGAAACAATTCTTTAAATGGTTTAATAGATTTCAACTGTTCCTTGATGGTTAATCTTACCTCACTTGATCTGGGCACAAATCACTTTTCGGGTACAATACCAGATAATCTTGCATCTTGCCAAAACTTAAAAGCTTTAAATCTCGCCAGGAACAGACTCATAGGCCAAGTCCCAGAAACTTTCAAGAATTTTCCTTCTCTTTCTTACCTTTCGCTTTCTAATTGTAGTCTCAATAacctctcaaactctctcaaagtCCTCCAACACCTCCCAAATCTGACCGTTTTGGTTCTCACCATGAACTTCCATACCGAAGAGCTCCCACCTGATGATCATCTACAGTTCAAAGCACTGAAAGCTCTTGTAATCGCCAATTGCAGGCTCACAGGTAGCATTCCGCCATGGCTGAACGGTTTATCACAGTTGCAGTTACTGGATTTGTCATGGAACCACTTGACCGGTTCAATTCCGGCTTCTTTGGGTGATTTTAGGTCTCTTTTTTACTTGGATTTATCAAACAATTCCTTGTCGGGAGAGATTCCCAAAAGTCTGACGCAATTACAGAGCCTGATTTCACGAGATATTTCATTAGAAGAACCCTCACCGGATTTCCCGTTCTTCAAAAGAAGAAACATGAGCTCTAGAGGATCAGCGGTGCAGTACAATCAGATCATGAGCTTTCCACCGTCAATTGACCTAAGCAGCAACCTCCTCTCCGGCGAAATACCCCCTGAATTTGGCAACTTGAAAAAACTACACGTTTTGGATCTGAAACAGAACCATTTATCAGGTACGATTCCGAGTTCTTTATCAGGGATGAGAATGGTGGAGACGCTTGATTTGTCATACAATAATCTCACCGGAACAATCCCTCCATCTTTGGTGAATCTAAGTTTTTTATCCAAATTCAGTGTCGCTCACAATAATCTCAGGGGTTTTGTCCCTAATGGAGGTCAATTTTTAACGTTTACAAACTCAAGCTTCGAGGGAAATCCCGGTTTATGTGGGGAGGGGCGTGGAGTTTACACCTGTAACACTAGAAGACTCCCTGTATCATCGATtagaaaatcaaagaaaaatatcGGGAAAATTGTTGGAATGGCTATTGGGATTTGTTTCGGGACATTATTTCTTCTCGCTCTGATGTTCATGGTGGTTGTTCGTGTAACCAGTCGACAAGAAGTTGACCCAGAAAGagacgaagaagatgaagatgatgatggaaACAAAAACTTTGAAGAATCAAAACTAGTTCTTTTCCACAACAACAAATCAATGTCAATCGATGATCTATTGAAATCAACCAACTCTTTCGATCAATCAAACATAATTGGATGTGGCGGTTTCGGTCTCGTATTCAAAGCCACACTTCCCGATAACCGGAAAGTCGCCATTAAACGTCTCTCCGGCGACTGTGGTCAAGTTGATCGGGAGTTTCAGGCGGAAGTGGAAACCCTCTCAAGAGCACAACACCCGAATCTTGTCCTCCTTCAAGGCTATTGCAAACACAAAAACGAAAGACTTCTTATATACTCATTCATGGAAAACGGTAGCTTAGACTATTGGCTACATGAAAAACCAGATGGCCGGTCAATTCTTGACTGGAACACTCGCCGGAAAATAGCTCAGGGAGCCATTAGAGGTCTGGCGTATCTCCACCAATCTTGTGATCCCCATATCCTTCATCGTGATATTAAATCAAGCAACATTCTGCTAGATGAAGATTTTGAAGCCCATTTAGCCGATTTTGGTCTTGCAAGATTAATTCTACCTTATGATACTCATGTAACGACTGATCTTGTTGGGACATTGGGTTACATTCCACCTGAATATGGTCAAGCTTCTGTTGCGTCTTACAAAGGAGATGTCTACAGTTTTGGGGTTGTTCTTTTGGAGCTTTTGACAGGGAAGAGACCGATGGATATGTGTAAGCCTAAAGGGAGTAGAGATTTGATTTCATGGGTGATGCAAATGAAGATGGAAAAAAGGGAGAGTGAAGTGATTGATTCGTTTATTTTTAATAAAGATCAAGATAAGGAGATGTTATTGGCTCTTGAGATTGCATGTGTTTGTTTAAATGAATCACCAAAGTTAAGGCCTTCGACTCAGGAGCTGCTTTCTTGGCTCGATAATCTTCAACTCAAAACACAGTAA